A region from the Flavobacterium enshiense genome encodes:
- a CDS encoding MBL fold metallo-hydrolase: protein MKIEQIYTGCMAHAAYYIENNGEAAIFDPLREVQSYIDKATKDNAKIKYIFETHFHADFVSGHLDLSKKTGAQIVYGPTAKPNFETIIAEDNQEFKIGNYTIKAIHTPGHTLESTTYLLIDENGQQHGIITGDTLFIGDVGRPDLAQKLVTDLTQEKLAGMLYDSLRNKIMPLSDDLIVYPNHGAGSACGKNMSKETTDTLGNQKKVNYALRADMTKEEFIAELLDGLSAPPAYFPQNVLMNIEGYDSLETIMTKANTALEPSAFEALANQSEALILDVRHENNFVKEHVPNSIFIGLHGNFAPWVGALIMDVKHPILLITPEGKEEEAITRLARVGFDNCLGYLKGGLEAWKAAGFESESIVSISPEQFASEKNQTKHPIVDSRKPGEYKAEHVENAINIPLDFVNSQLAEVPKNEEFYLHCAGGYRSVIMASILKARGYHNMINVEKGISGIRNAGVPLTQFVCPSTLK from the coding sequence ATGAAAATAGAACAAATTTATACCGGATGTATGGCTCACGCCGCTTATTATATCGAGAATAATGGCGAAGCAGCTATTTTTGACCCTTTACGTGAGGTGCAATCCTACATCGATAAAGCAACTAAAGACAACGCAAAAATCAAGTACATTTTTGAAACGCATTTTCATGCCGATTTCGTTTCCGGACATTTGGATCTGTCGAAAAAAACAGGAGCTCAAATTGTTTACGGACCAACAGCAAAACCTAACTTCGAAACGATCATAGCCGAAGACAACCAGGAGTTCAAAATTGGAAATTACACTATTAAGGCAATCCATACTCCAGGACATACTTTAGAAAGTACAACATACCTTTTGATTGACGAAAACGGACAACAACACGGAATCATAACCGGTGATACTTTATTTATCGGAGATGTGGGAAGACCTGACTTAGCTCAGAAACTGGTTACCGATTTGACTCAGGAAAAACTGGCGGGAATGCTTTATGATTCACTTCGAAATAAAATCATGCCATTATCCGATGATTTAATCGTATATCCTAATCACGGAGCTGGTAGCGCCTGTGGGAAAAACATGAGCAAAGAAACCACTGATACTTTAGGAAACCAGAAAAAGGTTAATTATGCTTTGCGTGCCGACATGACCAAAGAAGAGTTCATCGCAGAATTATTGGATGGCCTTAGCGCTCCTCCTGCTTATTTCCCTCAAAATGTTTTAATGAATATCGAAGGGTATGACAGTTTGGAAACTATCATGACCAAAGCCAATACTGCATTGGAACCATCTGCTTTTGAAGCTCTTGCAAATCAATCAGAAGCTTTAATTTTGGATGTGCGACACGAAAACAACTTCGTCAAAGAACATGTTCCTAATTCCATATTCATAGGTTTACATGGAAACTTTGCTCCTTGGGTTGGCGCTTTGATTATGGATGTCAAACACCCAATTTTATTGATTACACCTGAAGGAAAAGAAGAAGAAGCTATTACGCGTTTGGCACGTGTTGGGTTTGACAACTGTCTTGGCTATCTGAAAGGCGGCTTGGAAGCCTGGAAAGCTGCAGGTTTTGAAAGCGAGAGCATAGTTTCCATTTCTCCTGAGCAATTTGCTTCGGAAAAAAATCAGACAAAACATCCTATTGTAGACTCAAGAAAACCGGGTGAATATAAAGCCGAACATGTAGAAAACGCAATAAACATTCCGTTGGATTTCGTAAACAGCCAATTGGCCGAAGTACCGAAAAACGAAGAATTCTATCTGCATTGCGCCGGAGGGTACCGTTCTGTAATCATGGCTTCGATATTAAAAGCCCGCGGGTACCACAATATGATCAATGTTGAAAAAGGAATCAGCGGAATCCGCA
- a CDS encoding sulfite exporter TauE/SafE family protein, which yields MELLGYIGALLIGLILGLTGGGGSILTVPILVYILSFSPVTATAYSLFIVGTTSAFGATQNFFKGFVDVKKGFLFAIPSFMAVYLTRRFLVPKLPDTIISLFGFSLTKEAFLMILFAVIMLFAATSMLKKKKIDDFTTSEKGESKLLFIAQTFGIGILIGFVGAGGGFLIIPSLVFFAKLPMRKAVATSLFIISLNSLIGFAGDMQTMEIDWLFLLSFSSLSVIGIFIGIYLNKFLNEAQLKKGFGYFVLLMAIFILSKEFLKL from the coding sequence ATGGAACTACTAGGATATATTGGCGCTTTACTTATTGGATTGATACTGGGGTTGACAGGTGGCGGCGGTTCTATACTAACAGTTCCGATTTTGGTCTATATTTTAAGTTTCAGTCCGGTTACTGCAACAGCTTATTCCTTATTTATAGTAGGAACGACTTCAGCCTTTGGTGCTACTCAGAATTTTTTCAAGGGATTTGTTGATGTCAAAAAAGGATTTCTTTTTGCAATCCCTTCTTTCATGGCGGTTTACTTAACCCGACGTTTTTTAGTCCCGAAACTACCAGATACTATCATATCACTTTTTGGGTTCAGCCTGACTAAAGAGGCTTTTCTGATGATATTGTTTGCTGTAATAATGCTATTTGCAGCTACATCGATGCTGAAGAAAAAGAAAATCGACGATTTTACAACTTCCGAAAAAGGAGAATCAAAGCTCCTTTTTATCGCTCAAACTTTTGGAATTGGGATTTTAATTGGTTTCGTAGGAGCTGGTGGTGGTTTTCTAATCATTCCTTCACTGGTATTTTTCGCCAAACTTCCCATGCGAAAAGCCGTAGCCACTTCCCTATTCATAATCTCCCTAAATTCGCTGATTGGGTTTGCCGGCGACATGCAGACAATGGAAATCGACTGGCTTTTTTTACTGAGTTTCTCGTCCTTATCGGTAATTGGTATTTTTATCGGAATTTATCTTAATAAGTTCTTAAATGAAGCCCAACTTAAGAAAGGGTTTGGTTACTTTGTACTGTTAATGGCTATTTTTATTTTATCTAAAGAATTCCTCAAACTGTAA
- a CDS encoding Crp/Fnr family transcriptional regulator, whose protein sequence is MYQQLKESYSYLFEDELLKEIASAGILRKFHQDEILIEIGEQIKSMPLLLNGAIKILREDENGNELLLYFLERGDTCAMTLTCCIGKSKSKIMAVSETEGDLIMIPIDKMEEWLVKYKSWRNFVFESYNTRLLEMLEAIDTLAFMKMDERLYKYLTDKAKVLGTSEIANTHQEIATDMHTSRVVVSRLLKSLELEGKIKLNRNKIEILQF, encoded by the coding sequence ATGTATCAGCAATTAAAAGAATCCTACTCCTATTTGTTTGAAGATGAATTACTAAAAGAAATTGCATCAGCAGGCATCCTACGAAAATTTCATCAGGATGAAATTCTTATCGAAATTGGCGAACAAATAAAATCCATGCCACTTCTCCTAAATGGCGCCATAAAAATTCTTCGTGAAGACGAAAACGGAAACGAATTACTATTGTACTTCTTAGAACGCGGAGACACTTGTGCAATGACATTAACTTGTTGCATAGGTAAAAGCAAGAGTAAGATAATGGCCGTTTCCGAAACCGAAGGCGATTTAATCATGATCCCTATTGACAAAATGGAAGAATGGCTTGTCAAATACAAATCATGGCGCAATTTCGTCTTTGAAAGTTACAACACACGCTTACTGGAAATGCTGGAAGCTATAGACACGCTGGCTTTCATGAAAATGGACGAACGCCTGTACAAATACCTTACGGACAAAGCCAAAGTTTTAGGAACTTCAGAAATTGCCAACACACATCAGGAAATTGCAACCGACATGCACACGTCGCGAGTGGTTGTTTCCCGCCTGTTGAAAAGTCTCGAACTGGAAGGCAAAATTAAACTGAACCGTAATAAAATAGAAATACTGCAATTTTAA
- a CDS encoding Glu/Leu/Phe/Val family dehydrogenase, which produces MATTAKPQPSMYENVKIQFEKAANVMGLDDTVKKILSSTNNEIIVNFPVKMDNGSVEVFTGYRVQHNNVLGPYKGGLRYHPTVDIDAARALATWMTWKTSLAGLPYGGGKGGIQLDPKKYSQGELERITRRFTYALGDNIGPEHDIPAPDVNTNAQMMAWIADTYMSTKSPAERSKNQHVVTGKPVGSGGLEGRDRATGFGVVVTLESWAKLRNTSLEGKKYIVQGFGNVGYWAAHFMNKNGAILVGVQDATGTIYNPEGIDPEALLRFQADNGTISGFKNTQDYNSAEFFGIECDIIIPAALGNQITAENAESVKAKVIAEGANGPTDTEGEEILLAKGIEIIPDILCNSGGVIGSYFEWLQNRNGEIWTMDDVIIKLRKKMEDAFNRVVITGGQYKTDWRTAAYIQALVRIEMAYKQRGIFP; this is translated from the coding sequence ATGGCAACAACAGCAAAGCCCCAGCCGAGCATGTATGAAAACGTTAAGATACAGTTTGAAAAAGCTGCTAACGTTATGGGATTGGATGATACTGTTAAGAAAATCCTTTCCTCTACAAACAATGAAATTATAGTTAACTTTCCTGTGAAAATGGATAACGGAAGCGTAGAAGTATTTACGGGATACCGAGTTCAGCATAACAATGTATTAGGTCCTTACAAAGGAGGATTACGTTACCACCCGACAGTTGATATCGATGCTGCAAGAGCATTGGCAACATGGATGACATGGAAAACATCTTTAGCCGGACTTCCTTACGGAGGTGGTAAAGGAGGAATCCAATTGGATCCTAAAAAATATTCTCAGGGTGAATTAGAGCGTATTACTCGTCGCTTTACTTATGCATTAGGTGACAACATCGGTCCTGAGCATGATATCCCTGCACCGGACGTGAACACTAACGCACAAATGATGGCTTGGATTGCAGATACGTACATGTCTACAAAATCTCCAGCTGAGCGTTCTAAAAACCAACACGTAGTTACCGGAAAACCAGTAGGATCTGGAGGTTTGGAAGGACGTGACCGTGCAACAGGATTCGGAGTAGTGGTTACTTTGGAATCATGGGCAAAATTAAGAAACACTTCTTTAGAAGGAAAAAAATATATCGTTCAGGGATTTGGTAACGTTGGATACTGGGCAGCACATTTCATGAACAAAAACGGAGCAATCCTTGTTGGAGTTCAGGATGCTACAGGAACTATCTACAATCCTGAAGGAATCGATCCAGAAGCATTATTACGTTTCCAGGCTGATAACGGAACTATTTCAGGTTTCAAAAACACACAAGATTATAACTCAGCTGAATTCTTCGGAATTGAATGTGATATCATTATTCCTGCTGCTTTGGGTAACCAAATTACAGCTGAGAACGCAGAATCTGTAAAAGCAAAGGTAATCGCTGAAGGAGCTAACGGACCTACAGATACAGAAGGTGAAGAAATTTTATTAGCTAAGGGCATTGAAATCATCCCTGATATTTTATGTAATTCAGGAGGTGTAATCGGTTCTTACTTTGAGTGGTTACAAAACCGTAACGGAGAAATCTGGACTATGGACGATGTAATCATCAAATTGAGAAAGAAAATGGAAGATGCGTTCAACCGTGTGGTAATCACCGGAGGTCAGTACAAAACAGACTGGAGAACAGCAGCTTACATTCAAGCGTTAGTGCGTATTGAAATGGCATACAAACAAAGAGGTATCTTCCCATAA
- a CDS encoding DUF423 domain-containing protein has product MKETVLAFGALYGGLAVIFGAFGAHALKKRMSEDLLKSFETGVKYQMYHAIVLLVLPQLLTFSSTLEESIGWCFIAGILLFSFSIYGLCLTSMTGNKWRFLGPITPLGGLLLVTGWTLLLLSVI; this is encoded by the coding sequence ATGAAAGAAACCGTTTTGGCATTTGGTGCTTTATATGGAGGACTTGCCGTTATTTTTGGGGCTTTTGGTGCTCACGCTTTAAAGAAACGAATGAGTGAAGATTTACTAAAAAGCTTTGAAACCGGCGTAAAATACCAAATGTATCACGCCATAGTATTGCTGGTACTTCCACAGCTGTTAACTTTCAGTTCTACTTTGGAAGAAAGTATCGGTTGGTGTTTTATAGCCGGAATACTTTTGTTTTCTTTCAGTATTTACGGTTTGTGTCTTACTTCTATGACTGGCAACAAATGGCGTTTTCTTGGTCCAATCACTCCGTTGGGAGGCTTATTATTGGTTACAGGATGGACCCTGCTACTTCTTAGCGTCATTTAA
- a CDS encoding YchJ family protein produces the protein MHNCYCGSGKPFENCCQPYILGKEKAPSAEALMRSRYSAYCTQQADYLVATTHSSTRRYHNKKDILAWSKENNWIKLEIINSSENKVEFKAYFMDNSLQNHIHHEKSTFKKEGDCWFYVDGIFNEAIR, from the coding sequence TTGCATAACTGTTATTGCGGTTCCGGAAAACCATTTGAAAATTGCTGTCAGCCTTATATTTTAGGGAAAGAAAAAGCGCCATCTGCCGAAGCTCTGATGCGTTCACGTTATTCGGCGTATTGCACCCAGCAAGCGGATTATCTGGTAGCTACGACACATAGTTCTACCCGTCGTTATCATAATAAAAAAGATATTTTAGCCTGGTCGAAAGAAAACAATTGGATTAAGCTGGAAATCATTAATTCTTCTGAAAATAAGGTTGAATTCAAAGCCTATTTTATGGACAATAGTTTGCAAAACCATATCCATCACGAGAAATCCACATTCAAAAAGGAGGGTGATTGTTGGTTTTATGTGGATGGTATTTTCAACGAAGCTATTCGGTAA
- a CDS encoding 2'-5' RNA ligase family protein encodes MEGHYSVAIIPSEQVIALVKTMKLELADKVGWFNSKNSMGHITINEFKASDAVIEKVKQQLTRLCDGFKPVEVHLTGFGSYPNGAFFIDPDEDTKNKLKPIMKQINDTLIIKDLHISNDPHLSIARRLSREKLGIAKSYFTTIDERFLCSSVVLRTFDENVKQYYISDIFPFRSNPTEVQGTLF; translated from the coding sequence ATGGAAGGACATTACTCAGTTGCAATAATTCCGTCGGAACAAGTTATCGCTTTGGTTAAAACGATGAAACTAGAACTTGCGGATAAAGTGGGCTGGTTTAACAGTAAGAACTCGATGGGACATATCACCATTAATGAATTCAAAGCTTCGGATGCGGTAATTGAAAAAGTTAAACAGCAATTAACAAGGCTGTGTGATGGTTTTAAGCCAGTTGAAGTACATCTGACAGGTTTTGGCTCCTATCCGAATGGGGCTTTCTTTATCGATCCTGATGAAGACACCAAAAACAAATTGAAGCCAATCATGAAACAGATTAACGATACGCTCATCATCAAAGATTTACACATAAGCAACGATCCGCATCTTTCTATTGCCCGAAGGTTGTCCCGTGAAAAACTGGGGATAGCCAAAAGCTATTTTACTACCATAGATGAACGCTTCCTGTGCAGCAGCGTAGTCCTGCGCACATTCGATGAAAACGTAAAACAGTATTATATTTCCGATATTTTTCCTTTCCGCAGTAATCCGACGGAAGTACAAGGAACCCTTTTTTAA
- a CDS encoding class I SAM-dependent methyltransferase, whose amino-acid sequence MTVKPEQRSIIFNHLDGLVTAPVAYSLHHKKVLDTLLAVKTISLKELTEKFNANEGYLNVALRTLASQGFLDYSVNNATEEIVVNTNANSEFAFSLFPLYKDVIDLLKNSDLFTSVHIATAFLPELQTVFNKYINHFGITFSSDPKEKALQEQVLNHIEGFLVGPIIVSLGMTGMFHKYFMETSFRPEEFHKEPEVFKIILDFFTHLDWFTEKKGYYQFTETGLFFAKRATAYGVTVSYLPMFRAMDDLLFGNPSTLRNIGVNEDELHVNREMNVWGSGGAHATYFKVVDDILIEIFNKPIQEQPKGILDMGCGNGAFLQHVFDVIERQTLRGKMLEEYPLFLVGVDYNQAALKVSRANLIKADIWAKVIWGDIGKPDLLAQDLKENYNIDLGDLLNVRTFLDHNRIWELPTLVTPDRVSTSTGAFAHRGKRISNNDVEDNLLDHFNKWAPFVHKFGLLIIELHTIPPELTAANLGKTAATAYDTTHGFSDQYIVEIDVLHKIAAEAGLQPDPQYFRKFPNTDYATVSINLLKG is encoded by the coding sequence ATGACCGTAAAGCCAGAACAGCGCAGTATCATTTTTAACCATTTAGATGGCCTTGTAACCGCTCCGGTTGCTTATTCTTTGCATCATAAAAAAGTACTTGATACGTTACTGGCGGTCAAAACAATCAGTTTAAAAGAGCTAACCGAAAAATTTAATGCCAACGAGGGCTATTTGAATGTTGCTTTGCGGACATTAGCTTCACAGGGATTTCTGGATTATAGCGTTAACAATGCGACAGAAGAAATAGTGGTTAACACAAACGCTAACAGTGAGTTTGCTTTTTCGCTTTTTCCCTTGTATAAGGATGTGATTGATCTGCTTAAGAACTCCGATTTGTTTACGAGCGTACATATCGCTACGGCCTTTCTTCCGGAATTGCAAACGGTTTTCAATAAATACATAAACCATTTTGGTATTACTTTTTCATCTGATCCGAAAGAAAAAGCATTGCAAGAGCAGGTGCTGAACCATATTGAAGGTTTTTTGGTAGGACCAATTATTGTCAGTTTGGGAATGACAGGGATGTTTCATAAGTACTTTATGGAAACCTCTTTCCGCCCTGAAGAATTCCACAAAGAACCCGAAGTTTTCAAGATTATACTGGATTTCTTTACCCATCTCGATTGGTTTACCGAAAAAAAAGGGTATTATCAGTTTACCGAAACCGGACTCTTTTTTGCTAAACGCGCAACGGCTTATGGGGTAACTGTTTCTTATTTGCCAATGTTTAGGGCTATGGATGATTTGTTGTTTGGCAACCCGTCAACCTTGCGTAATATTGGCGTTAATGAAGACGAACTCCACGTAAACCGAGAAATGAATGTGTGGGGCAGTGGAGGAGCACACGCCACCTATTTTAAAGTGGTCGATGATATTCTTATTGAAATTTTTAATAAACCAATACAAGAACAACCCAAAGGGATTTTAGACATGGGATGTGGAAACGGTGCTTTCCTGCAGCATGTTTTTGATGTGATAGAACGTCAGACCCTGCGAGGAAAAATGTTAGAAGAATATCCCCTTTTTCTGGTGGGAGTAGATTATAACCAAGCTGCGTTGAAAGTCTCCAGAGCAAACCTGATAAAAGCGGACATTTGGGCAAAAGTAATATGGGGTGATATCGGAAAACCCGATTTGTTAGCTCAGGATTTAAAGGAAAACTACAATATCGATTTAGGAGACTTATTGAATGTTCGTACGTTCTTAGACCATAACCGCATTTGGGAACTGCCAACACTTGTTACTCCGGACAGGGTCAGTACTTCAACCGGAGCCTTTGCACACAGGGGAAAACGCATCAGTAATAATGATGTGGAAGATAATCTGTTGGATCATTTCAACAAGTGGGCTCCATTCGTACATAAATTCGGTCTGCTTATTATCGAACTTCATACTATACCACCTGAACTTACGGCCGCTAATCTTGGTAAAACTGCAGCTACCGCTTATGATACAACCCACGGCTTTTCAGACCAATATATTGTAGAGATAGATGTCTTGCACAAAATAGCTGCAGAAGCCGGTTTGCAACCCGATCCGCAATACTTCAGAAAATTTCCTAATACCGATTATGCTACCGTTAGTATTAATTTATTGAAGGGATAG